A region of Subdoligranulum variabile DNA encodes the following proteins:
- a CDS encoding KdsC family phosphatase, with translation MIRLLVLDVDGTLTDGGIYYDSHGTEIKKFAAKDGAGLLIAHAAGIRVMICTGREGEPVRRRAADLKITDVYQNVQVKSDFLRKFMAENGYTKEEVAYCGDDINDLAAMNLCGFVACPADASDIIRARADYICPQCGGHGAVRGAVQKILETDGRWKDAVFAAFGVPLD, from the coding sequence ATGATTCGTTTATTGGTCCTGGATGTCGACGGTACCCTGACGGACGGCGGCATCTACTACGATTCCCACGGCACCGAGATCAAAAAGTTTGCCGCCAAGGACGGAGCCGGGCTGCTCATTGCCCATGCCGCCGGCATCCGGGTGATGATCTGCACCGGACGGGAAGGCGAGCCGGTGCGCCGCCGGGCCGCCGACCTGAAAATCACCGATGTGTACCAGAACGTACAGGTCAAATCGGATTTTCTGCGGAAATTCATGGCGGAAAACGGCTACACCAAAGAGGAAGTGGCCTACTGCGGCGATGATATCAACGATCTGGCGGCGATGAACCTCTGCGGCTTTGTCGCCTGCCCCGCCGACGCTTCGGACATCATCCGGGCACGGGCGGATTACATCTGTCCCCAGTGCGGCGGCCATGGGGCCGTGCGCGGGGCCGTACAGAAAATTCTGGAAACGGACGGACGCTGGAAAGATGCGGTGTTTGCCGCCTTCGGCGTACCGCTGGATTGA
- a CDS encoding DUF2304 domain-containing protein: MFDQTIIRICLIVGSLFTAGFILRRVRLAKVQIEDTIFWLVFSAALLILAIFPGIAYWAADLLGFMSPINFVYVVIIFLLLAKQFFMSIRLSQLDSKVRMLTEQVALNQEKVERDKLDL, translated from the coding sequence ATGTTCGATCAAACGATCATCCGCATCTGCCTGATCGTGGGCAGCCTCTTTACGGCAGGCTTCATCCTGCGCCGGGTGCGGCTGGCCAAGGTCCAGATCGAGGACACCATCTTCTGGCTGGTGTTCAGCGCGGCGCTGCTGATTCTGGCCATCTTCCCCGGTATCGCCTACTGGGCGGCCGATCTGCTGGGCTTCATGAGTCCCATCAACTTCGTCTATGTGGTCATCATCTTTTTGCTGCTGGCCAAGCAGTTCTTCATGTCCATCCGTCTCAGCCAGCTGGACAGCAAGGTCCGGATGCTCACCGAACAGGTCGCCCTGAACCAGGAAAAAGTGGAGCGCGACAAATTAGATTTGTAA
- a CDS encoding glycosyltransferase family 2 protein has product MSKLLIVIPAHNEEDNIVQVVENLTSRYPEYDYVVVNDGSRDKTAAICRAHGYRLIDLPINLGLAGAFQTGLRYAADNGYDCAMQMDADGQHKPEYIGPMLEALEEGNDIVIGSRFLTVKKPKTLRMLGSYIISWSIRLTTGRAICDPTSGMRMFNRAMVEEFAQNLNYGPEPDTISYLIKNGATVKEVQVEMGERTAGQSYLNLWNSIQYMVKMSISILLIQWFRKRDTETPYPERSL; this is encoded by the coding sequence ATGTCGAAATTGCTCATCGTGATCCCCGCTCACAACGAGGAGGACAACATCGTACAGGTGGTGGAAAACCTGACGAGCCGGTACCCCGAATACGATTACGTGGTGGTCAACGACGGCAGCCGGGACAAAACGGCTGCCATCTGCCGGGCCCACGGCTACCGGCTGATCGACCTGCCCATCAATCTGGGTCTGGCAGGCGCCTTCCAGACCGGGCTGCGCTATGCGGCGGACAACGGCTACGACTGCGCCATGCAGATGGACGCCGACGGCCAGCACAAACCGGAATACATCGGTCCCATGCTGGAAGCACTGGAGGAAGGCAACGACATCGTCATCGGCAGCCGGTTCCTGACCGTGAAAAAGCCCAAGACGCTGCGGATGCTGGGCAGCTACATCATCAGCTGGTCCATCCGGCTCACCACCGGCCGGGCCATCTGCGACCCCACCAGCGGCATGCGAATGTTCAACCGCGCCATGGTGGAGGAATTTGCCCAGAATCTCAACTACGGACCGGAGCCTGATACCATCAGCTACCTGATCAAGAACGGTGCCACCGTCAAGGAGGTCCAGGTGGAGATGGGCGAACGCACCGCCGGGCAAAGCTACCTGAATCTCTGGAACAGCATCCAGTATATGGTCAAGATGTCCATTTCCATTTTGCTGATCCAGTGGTTCCGCAAGCGCGACACTGAGACCCCCTACCCCGAAAGGAGCCTGTGA
- a CDS encoding DUF2142 domain-containing protein: MPGRPKLKKLDKPLFWAAGTLAVLLAVSVLVWLALVRPELGKGRSESISDDYSASTILQDGQTASQTFTFDENLLAVGVEFYLPGGQPEGELELVLTDADTGEELARSTGVMGYIVPAQYTVLGLDREVQGTAGRRYQLSLTPHYTGTDVLAIGHSSGVALWQDPMQLDGSPVDGTMAVQVTCQRIGGYLTRFFLLICGFAALLAAFTVWAVLSRKVRLPRLVFVLVLGLGVLYSFVLPPYAAPDEKYHINQSFTLACRWANFFSDDGWQMGHVPTTTSFRRETDVDATLQDENTTVFTWQEFTGTLFTTTDASFDSHQEYAELQTDQNPLLYLVSGAAVFLAYLLHWGFTPALALGRLANLLLFAALAAWAVRVAPFGKRVFAAVALLPMTLHLAASFSRDAPLLGLCFAFTALVLDAAFGPDSHKVLSPARLAALLLTGVLLAPGKMVYLPLAALVLLVPGLRLGRYANAKKAAYLAACVLLALVLNTGTLAGATASSSEEATASTVAETTGFSPVSRTEKARPTEPDDAYEDLICGENTLENYVRRLYYYVEDTRDPAQSEVDFWVQALKEGDVSPVVLGQTFLFNTDKINSYTDGEDVLSQASLALLGEDLVQTGNTDLAADYATGGAQAVYKVVYSLEYCKERFAELGLEPGVMDDRLPLDRDTIAAEVQAAQATRATQSVTDEADSITYTPGYILTHLYDTVLLLVRSAVENGDHYLRTLVGGSLSYYSLDLAWGWVVLLYLLLVYAALPVQGASLLPVGRGRVWCGMAAVLCCLLAVAGCLLWTPTHYDTLYGLQGRYFLPVLPLLLLVCLPRQVARVTDEDTATVRLMGALALTQFGVLMNTMLAVIAR; the protein is encoded by the coding sequence ATGCCGGGCAGACCCAAACTGAAAAAACTGGATAAACCACTGTTCTGGGCGGCGGGCACGCTGGCGGTACTGCTGGCGGTCTCGGTGCTGGTGTGGCTGGCCCTGGTGCGTCCCGAACTGGGCAAAGGCCGGTCGGAATCCATCAGTGACGACTACAGCGCCTCCACCATCCTGCAGGACGGTCAGACCGCCAGCCAAACTTTCACCTTTGACGAGAATCTGCTGGCTGTGGGCGTGGAATTCTACCTGCCGGGCGGCCAGCCTGAGGGCGAACTGGAACTGGTGCTCACCGACGCCGATACCGGCGAAGAGCTGGCCCGCTCCACCGGCGTGATGGGCTACATCGTGCCCGCCCAGTACACCGTGCTGGGCCTGGACCGGGAGGTGCAGGGCACCGCCGGGCGGCGGTATCAGCTCTCGCTGACGCCCCACTACACCGGAACCGACGTGCTGGCCATCGGGCACAGCAGCGGTGTGGCCCTCTGGCAGGACCCCATGCAGCTGGATGGCTCCCCGGTGGACGGCACCATGGCCGTCCAGGTGACCTGCCAGCGCATCGGCGGCTATCTGACGCGGTTTTTCCTGCTGATCTGCGGTTTTGCAGCCCTGCTGGCCGCCTTCACCGTCTGGGCAGTGCTCAGCCGCAAAGTGCGCCTGCCCCGCCTTGTCTTTGTGCTGGTGCTGGGGTTGGGTGTACTCTACAGCTTTGTGCTGCCCCCCTACGCCGCTCCTGACGAGAAATACCACATCAACCAGAGCTTTACCCTGGCCTGCCGATGGGCGAATTTCTTCTCGGACGACGGATGGCAGATGGGCCATGTGCCCACCACCACCAGTTTCCGCCGGGAGACCGATGTGGATGCCACCCTGCAGGATGAGAACACCACCGTCTTCACCTGGCAGGAATTCACCGGCACACTGTTCACCACCACCGACGCCTCCTTCGACAGCCACCAGGAATACGCTGAACTGCAGACCGACCAGAATCCGCTGCTTTACCTTGTCAGCGGTGCGGCGGTGTTTCTGGCCTATCTTCTGCATTGGGGCTTTACGCCGGCGCTGGCCCTGGGACGGCTGGCGAATCTGCTGCTCTTTGCCGCTTTGGCGGCCTGGGCCGTGCGTGTGGCGCCTTTCGGCAAGCGGGTGTTTGCCGCGGTGGCTTTGCTGCCCATGACGCTCCATCTGGCGGCCAGTTTCAGCCGGGACGCCCCGCTGCTGGGGCTTTGCTTTGCCTTTACGGCCCTGGTACTGGATGCCGCCTTCGGCCCCGATTCCCACAAAGTCCTCTCCCCGGCACGGTTGGCGGCTTTGCTGCTCACCGGCGTATTGCTGGCCCCCGGCAAAATGGTCTATCTGCCCCTGGCGGCCCTGGTACTCCTGGTGCCCGGCCTGCGGCTGGGCCGCTATGCCAACGCCAAGAAAGCCGCTTATCTGGCCGCCTGCGTCCTGCTGGCCCTGGTGCTCAATACCGGCACTCTGGCCGGGGCCACAGCCTCCTCCTCCGAAGAGGCAACCGCTTCCACCGTGGCCGAAACCACCGGGTTTTCCCCGGTGTCCCGCACCGAAAAGGCCCGGCCAACCGAACCGGATGACGCCTACGAGGACCTCATCTGCGGCGAGAATACACTGGAAAATTATGTCCGGCGTCTCTACTACTATGTGGAGGATACCCGCGATCCCGCCCAGAGCGAGGTGGATTTCTGGGTACAGGCTCTGAAAGAGGGCGACGTATCCCCGGTGGTGCTGGGGCAGACCTTCCTGTTCAACACCGATAAGATCAACAGCTATACCGACGGGGAGGACGTTCTCTCCCAGGCGTCGCTGGCCCTGCTGGGCGAGGATCTTGTCCAGACCGGCAACACCGATCTGGCCGCCGACTATGCCACCGGCGGCGCGCAGGCGGTCTACAAGGTCGTCTACAGCCTGGAGTACTGCAAGGAGCGCTTCGCGGAACTGGGCCTGGAGCCCGGTGTCATGGATGACCGTCTGCCACTCGACCGGGATACCATCGCGGCTGAAGTACAGGCGGCCCAGGCCACCCGTGCCACCCAGAGCGTGACCGACGAGGCCGACAGCATCACCTACACACCGGGCTATATTCTGACCCACCTGTATGACACGGTGTTGCTGCTGGTGCGCTCCGCCGTGGAAAACGGCGACCACTATCTGCGCACCCTGGTGGGCGGCAGTCTGAGCTACTATTCCCTGGATCTGGCCTGGGGCTGGGTGGTTCTGCTGTATCTGCTGCTGGTTTACGCGGCGCTGCCGGTGCAGGGCGCTTCCCTGCTGCCTGTCGGTCGCGGCCGTGTCTGGTGTGGGATGGCCGCGGTGCTTTGCTGCCTGCTGGCGGTGGCGGGATGCCTGCTCTGGACCCCCACCCATTACGACACCCTCTACGGCCTGCAGGGGCGGTATTTCCTGCCCGTGCTGCCGTTGCTTCTGCTGGTCTGCCTGCCCCGACAGGTGGCCCGGGTAACGGATGAGGACACCGCCACGGTCCGTCTGATGGGGGCCCTGGCCCTGACCCAGTTCGGCGTACTGATGAATACCATGCTGGCCGTCATCGCAAGATAA
- a CDS encoding glycosyltransferase family 4 protein yields MTFCFFSAQYLPTPGGVERYTWNLARRCVAAGHRALIVTSALPGLPSRERDADGLEIYRLPAFPVMGGRFPVLRPLAPAEDLWAQGIDFAVIQTRMYTQSVWAARQCRKQDIPALVIDHSTGYMMHGGLGGLLGRWYEHLACGIIRHCGFPFYGVSGDVCRWLGTFGITAAGTLPNAVDPEELTSLAQAEPHTDWRQKLAVPAEGHLIAFVGRLIPEKGAFQLAQAVQQLPGCVLAVAGTGPEEEKLRALGGSVQVLGALPHPQIIQLLDQADCYCLPTEYAEGFPTTLLEAAACRCPIVCTHTAGTGELLPDEDYAVYLEDTRPDTLAAALRTVLADPEAARTRAARTFENLTARFTWQAVFATMMKTAQDARTSAKRS; encoded by the coding sequence ATGACTTTCTGCTTTTTCTCGGCGCAGTACCTGCCCACCCCGGGCGGTGTGGAGCGCTATACCTGGAATCTGGCGCGTCGCTGTGTGGCGGCGGGACATCGCGCCCTCATCGTGACCAGCGCTCTGCCGGGCCTGCCGTCCCGGGAACGGGACGCCGACGGGCTGGAGATCTACCGCCTGCCGGCCTTTCCGGTGATGGGCGGGCGTTTTCCTGTGCTGCGTCCCCTGGCACCGGCGGAGGATCTCTGGGCCCAAGGCATCGATTTTGCGGTCATCCAGACCCGGATGTACACCCAGAGCGTCTGGGCGGCAAGGCAGTGCCGCAAGCAGGATATTCCCGCCCTGGTCATCGACCACTCCACCGGTTACATGATGCACGGCGGACTGGGCGGCTTGCTGGGACGCTGGTATGAACACCTGGCCTGCGGCATCATCCGGCACTGCGGATTCCCGTTCTACGGTGTTTCCGGCGATGTCTGCCGGTGGCTGGGGACCTTCGGCATCACGGCGGCGGGCACGCTGCCCAATGCCGTGGACCCGGAGGAGCTGACTTCTCTGGCGCAGGCCGAGCCGCATACCGACTGGCGGCAAAAGCTGGCGGTTCCGGCAGAAGGCCACCTGATTGCTTTTGTGGGACGGCTGATTCCCGAAAAAGGAGCATTCCAGCTGGCCCAGGCCGTGCAGCAGCTGCCGGGATGTGTGCTGGCCGTGGCCGGCACCGGTCCCGAGGAGGAAAAACTGCGGGCGCTGGGCGGTTCTGTTCAGGTGCTGGGCGCGCTGCCTCACCCGCAGATCATTCAGCTGCTGGACCAGGCGGACTGCTACTGCCTGCCCACCGAATACGCCGAGGGGTTTCCCACCACACTGCTGGAAGCCGCGGCCTGCCGCTGCCCCATTGTATGCACCCACACCGCCGGCACCGGCGAACTGCTGCCTGACGAGGACTATGCCGTCTATCTGGAAGACACCCGCCCCGACACCCTGGCAGCCGCGCTGCGCACCGTTCTGGCAGACCCGGAGGCAGCCCGGACCCGCGCAGCGCGCACCTTTGAAAACCTGACGGCCCGCTTTACATGGCAGGCGGTCTTTGCTACAATGATGAAAACGGCGCAGGACGCCCGGACGAGCGCAAAAAGGAGTTAA